The following proteins come from a genomic window of Pseudomonas sp. WJP1:
- the mqo gene encoding malate dehydrogenase (quinone), protein MFKKVNTALLGLALSLGMTTAQAEEAKKVDVLLIGGGIMSATLGVWLNELEPGTSMEMIERLDGVAQESSNGWNNAGTGHSALAELNYTPEDDKGNVSIPKAVEINEAFQISRQFWAWQVQQGVLKNPRSFINSTPHMSFVWGDDNIKFLKKRYEALQASPLFAGMQYSEDPAVIKKWVPLMMEGRDPNQKIAATWSPIGTDVNFGEITRQFVAHLQTTPKFDLKLSSEVQDITKNADGSWRVSYKNLKDGSKSETDAKFVFIGAGGGALHLLQKSGIPEAKEYAGFPVGGSFLVTENPTLAEQHLAKAYGKASVGAPPMSVPHLDTRVLDGKRVILFGPFATFSTKFLKEGSYLDLLTTTTTHNVWPMTKVGIKEYPLVEYLAGQLMLSDEDRLNALKEYFPNAKAEDWRLWQAGQRVQIIKRDEAAGGVLKLGTEIVASQDGTIAGLLGASPGASTAAPIMLTVLQKVFKDKVATPAWQEKLHQIVPSYGTQLNASPEKVAEEWAYTAKVLELTPPPAIGQAVAPAVEAEKAKAPKENAAADMAL, encoded by the coding sequence ATGTTTAAGAAAGTGAACACGGCCCTGCTGGGGCTGGCCTTGTCGTTGGGGATGACGACAGCCCAGGCCGAAGAGGCCAAGAAAGTCGACGTGCTGTTGATCGGCGGCGGCATCATGAGCGCAACCCTCGGTGTGTGGCTCAATGAGCTGGAACCCGGTACTTCGATGGAAATGATCGAGCGCCTGGACGGCGTCGCCCAGGAAAGCTCCAACGGTTGGAACAACGCCGGTACCGGTCACTCCGCCCTGGCCGAGTTGAACTACACCCCGGAAGACGACAAGGGCAATGTCTCGATCCCGAAAGCCGTTGAAATCAACGAAGCCTTTCAGATCTCCCGTCAGTTCTGGGCCTGGCAGGTTCAGCAAGGCGTGCTGAAGAACCCGCGTTCGTTCATCAACTCCACACCGCACATGAGCTTCGTGTGGGGCGATGACAACATCAAGTTCCTGAAAAAGCGCTACGAAGCCCTGCAAGCGAGCCCGCTGTTCGCCGGCATGCAGTACTCCGAAGACCCGGCTGTGATCAAGAAGTGGGTCCCGCTGATGATGGAAGGGCGTGACCCGAACCAGAAAATCGCGGCCACCTGGTCTCCGATCGGTACCGACGTGAACTTTGGCGAAATCACCCGCCAGTTCGTTGCTCACCTGCAAACCACGCCGAAATTCGACTTGAAGCTGTCCAGCGAAGTGCAGGACATCACCAAGAACGCCGATGGCAGCTGGCGCGTCAGCTACAAAAACCTGAAAGACGGCAGCAAGTCCGAAACCGACGCCAAGTTCGTGTTCATCGGTGCCGGCGGCGGTGCTTTGCACCTGCTGCAGAAGTCCGGCATCCCAGAAGCCAAGGAATACGCAGGCTTCCCGGTAGGCGGCTCGTTCCTGGTGACCGAGAACCCGACCCTCGCCGAACAACACCTGGCCAAGGCCTACGGCAAGGCTTCGGTTGGCGCACCGCCGATGTCGGTTCCGCACCTGGACACCCGTGTCCTGGATGGCAAGCGCGTGATCCTGTTTGGCCCATTCGCCACCTTCAGCACCAAGTTCCTCAAGGAAGGTTCGTACCTGGACCTGCTGACCACCACCACCACGCACAACGTGTGGCCAATGACCAAGGTCGGCATCAAGGAATACCCGCTGGTCGAGTACCTTGCCGGTCAACTGATGCTGTCGGACGAAGACCGCCTCAACGCCCTGAAGGAATACTTCCCGAATGCCAAGGCCGAAGACTGGCGCCTGTGGCAAGCCGGCCAGCGCGTGCAGATCATCAAGCGTGACGAAGCCGCCGGTGGCGTGCTGAAACTGGGCACCGAAATCGTCGCTTCGCAAGACGGCACCATCGCCGGCCTGCTGGGCGCGTCCCCAGGCGCTTCGACCGCCGCACCGATCATGCTGACCGTGCTGCAGAAAGTGTTCAAGGACAAGGTCGCGACCCCGGCCTGGCAGGAAAAGCTGCATCAAATCGTGCCGAGCTACGGCACCCAGCTCAACGCCAGCCCTGAAAAGGTTGCCGAGGAATGGGCCTACACCGCCAAGGTGCTGGAACTGACCCCGCCACCTGCGATCGGCCAGGCTGTTGCTCCGGCTGTCGAGGCTGAGAAAGCCAAGGCACCGAAAGAGAATGCTGCGGCGGACATGGCGCTGTAA
- a CDS encoding PaaI family thioesterase translates to MSNLDTSLQDAAAPDGVCYGCGSSNPHGLHIKSYWHEDGVHVMAEHVPDPMYCGWPDLVYGGLIAMLVDCHSNWAVMAYHYRAENRDPASLPRINCVTGNLGIKFIKPTPMGIPLTLRARVEGEVGRKTRVICEVFAGDVLTAVGDSIFVRVDTAQLADTAHGR, encoded by the coding sequence ATGTCCAACCTCGACACCTCCCTGCAAGACGCCGCCGCGCCCGATGGCGTGTGTTACGGCTGCGGCAGCAGCAATCCCCACGGGCTGCACATCAAGAGCTACTGGCATGAGGACGGCGTGCATGTCATGGCGGAGCATGTGCCGGATCCCATGTACTGCGGCTGGCCGGACCTGGTCTACGGCGGACTGATCGCCATGTTGGTCGATTGCCATTCCAACTGGGCAGTAATGGCCTATCACTACCGCGCGGAAAACCGCGACCCCGCCAGCCTGCCACGCATCAATTGCGTCACCGGCAACCTCGGCATCAAGTTCATCAAGCCGACGCCGATGGGTATCCCGCTGACCCTGCGGGCGCGGGTGGAGGGTGAGGTCGGACGCAAGACCCGGGTCATCTGCGAAGTCTTCGCCGGGGACGTGCTGACCGCGGTGGGCGACTCCATCTTCGTACGAGTCGATACCGCGCAACTGGCAGACACCGCGCACGGGCGGTAG
- a CDS encoding trans-sulfuration enzyme family protein, translating to MSQHDENAPPRGFATRVIHAGQTPDPSTGALMPPIYANSTYLQQSPGVHKGLDYGRSHNPTRWALERCVADLEGGTRGFAFASGLATISTVLELVDAGSHIVSGNDLYGGTFRLFDKVRQRSAGHRFSFVDLTDLAAFEAALQEDTRMVMVETPSNPLLRLTDLAAIARTCRDRGIICVADNTFASPWIQRPLELGFDIVLHSTTKYLNGHSDVIGGIAVVGQNAELAERLSFLQNAVGAIAGPFDAFLTLRGVKTLALRMERHCSNALELAQWLERQPQVSRVYYPGLPSHPQHELARQQMRGFGGMISVDLNTDLAGSRRFLENVHIFALAESLGGVESLIEHPAIMTHATIPVETRAQLGIGDALVRLSVGVEDIEDLRADLAQALVRI from the coding sequence ATGAGTCAGCACGATGAAAATGCCCCGCCACGGGGCTTCGCCACCCGCGTGATCCATGCAGGGCAAACGCCGGACCCTTCGACCGGCGCGCTGATGCCGCCGATCTACGCCAACTCCACCTACCTGCAGCAGAGCCCCGGTGTGCACAAGGGCCTCGACTACGGGCGTTCGCACAATCCGACGCGCTGGGCGCTGGAACGTTGCGTGGCCGACCTTGAAGGCGGCACCCGGGGCTTTGCCTTCGCCTCGGGGCTGGCGACCATTTCCACGGTGCTGGAACTGGTAGACGCCGGCTCGCACATCGTCTCGGGCAATGACCTGTACGGCGGCACCTTCCGCCTGTTCGACAAGGTCCGCCAGCGCAGCGCCGGGCATCGCTTCAGCTTCGTCGACCTGACCGACCTCGCCGCCTTCGAAGCCGCCTTGCAGGAAGACACGCGCATGGTCATGGTCGAGACGCCGAGCAACCCCCTGCTGCGCCTCACCGACCTTGCCGCCATCGCCCGCACCTGCCGCGACCGCGGCATCATCTGCGTGGCCGACAACACCTTTGCCAGCCCGTGGATACAACGCCCGCTGGAACTGGGTTTCGACATCGTGCTGCATTCGACCACCAAGTACCTCAACGGCCACTCCGACGTCATCGGCGGCATCGCCGTGGTTGGGCAAAACGCCGAGCTGGCCGAGCGCCTGAGTTTCCTGCAGAACGCGGTGGGCGCCATCGCCGGACCGTTCGACGCCTTTCTCACCCTGCGCGGGGTCAAGACCCTGGCACTGCGCATGGAGCGCCACTGCAGCAATGCACTGGAACTGGCGCAATGGCTGGAACGTCAGCCGCAAGTCTCCCGCGTCTACTATCCCGGCCTGCCCTCGCACCCGCAGCATGAACTGGCGCGGCAGCAGATGCGCGGCTTCGGCGGGATGATTTCCGTCGACCTGAACACCGACCTGGCCGGTTCCCGGCGCTTCCTGGAAAACGTGCACATTTTCGCCCTGGCGGAAAGCCTGGGCGGGGTGGAAAGCCTGATCGAACACCCGGCGATCATGACCCACGCCACCATCCCCGTGGAAACCCGCGCGCAATTGGGCATCGGCGATGCACTGGTGCGGCTGTCCGTGGGGGTTGAGGATATCGAAGACTTGCGTGCAGACTTGGCGCAGGCGCTGGTCCGGATTTAA
- a CDS encoding pyridoxal-phosphate dependent enzyme, producing the protein MPNDSRPAVLELIGNTPLVRVSRFDTGPCTLFLKLESQNPGGSIKDRIGLAMIDAAERDGRLRPGGTIVEATAGNTGLGLALVGRAKGYRVVLVVPDKMSTEKVLHLKAMGAEVHITRSDVGKGHPEYYQDVAGRLASEIPDAFFADQFNNPANPLAHECSTAPEIWAQTQHDVDAIVVGVGSAGTLTGLTRFFARVQPELEMVLADPVGSVMAEYSRSGTLPTPGSWAVEGIGEDFIPSIADLSSVRHAYSISDEESFDHARQLLRAEGILGGSSTGTLLAAALRYCREQTQPKRVVSFVCDTGTRYLSKVYNDQWMNDQGLLKSKQYGDLRDLIARRFEDGRVISVGPDDTLLTAFQRMRLADVSQLPVLVNGKKLVGVIDESDILLGVHEDVTHFRATVSSAMTDKLQTLSPGASLADLEAELGRGLVAIIQDASGFHGLITRTDMLNHLRRSLP; encoded by the coding sequence ATGCCCAACGACTCCCGCCCTGCCGTACTCGAACTGATCGGCAACACCCCCCTGGTCCGCGTCAGCCGTTTCGATACCGGCCCGTGCACGCTGTTTCTCAAGCTCGAATCACAGAACCCCGGCGGTTCGATCAAGGACCGTATCGGCCTGGCAATGATCGACGCCGCCGAGCGCGACGGCCGCCTGCGGCCCGGTGGCACCATCGTCGAAGCCACGGCCGGCAACACCGGCCTGGGCCTGGCACTGGTCGGCCGCGCCAAGGGTTATCGGGTGGTGCTGGTGGTGCCGGACAAGATGTCCACCGAGAAGGTCCTGCACCTCAAGGCCATGGGCGCCGAGGTGCACATCACCCGTTCCGATGTCGGCAAGGGCCATCCGGAGTATTACCAGGACGTTGCCGGGCGCCTGGCGAGTGAAATCCCCGACGCCTTCTTCGCCGACCAGTTCAACAACCCGGCCAACCCGCTGGCCCATGAGTGCAGTACCGCGCCGGAGATCTGGGCGCAGACCCAGCATGATGTCGATGCCATCGTGGTCGGCGTGGGTTCGGCCGGCACGCTGACCGGGCTGACCCGGTTCTTCGCCCGCGTGCAACCGGAACTGGAAATGGTCCTGGCCGATCCGGTCGGCTCGGTGATGGCCGAATACAGCCGCAGCGGCACCCTCCCCACCCCCGGCTCCTGGGCGGTGGAAGGCATCGGCGAAGACTTCATTCCGTCGATCGCCGACCTGTCCAGCGTGCGCCATGCCTACTCGATCAGCGACGAGGAAAGCTTCGATCATGCCCGCCAGTTGCTGCGTGCCGAGGGCATTCTCGGCGGTTCGTCGACCGGCACTCTGCTGGCGGCGGCATTGCGCTATTGCCGCGAGCAGACCCAACCGAAACGGGTGGTCAGCTTCGTCTGCGACACCGGCACCCGCTACCTGTCGAAGGTCTACAACGACCAGTGGATGAACGATCAGGGCCTGCTGAAAAGCAAGCAGTACGGCGACCTGCGCGACCTGATCGCACGGCGCTTCGAGGACGGCCGGGTGATCAGCGTCGGCCCCGATGACACCCTGCTCACCGCGTTCCAGCGCATGCGCCTGGCGGATGTCTCGCAATTGCCGGTGCTGGTGAACGGCAAAAAACTGGTCGGCGTGATCGACGAGTCCGACATCCTGCTGGGCGTGCATGAAGACGTTACGCACTTTCGCGCGACCGTATCCAGCGCCATGACCGACAAACTGCAAACCCTGTCCCCCGGCGCCTCGTTGGCGGACCTGGAGGCGGAACTGGGCCGTGGACTGGTGGCGATCATCCAGGATGCCTCGGGTTTCCACGGCCTGATCACCCGAACCGACATGCTCAATCACCTGCGGAGATCCCTGCCATGA
- a CDS encoding glutathione S-transferase family protein, producing the protein MSLTLYYHPLSSFCHKVLIALYEHGIDFQRRIIDLSNEADRAELEALWPLCKFPVIRDHTHAQGLAESSVIIEYLDRFYAGGHSLLPGDWDIALQVRLWDRFFDQYVQAPMQQIVADRLYATNGDLSRQRAMLATAYGMLERQLALRTWVASPDFSLADCAAAPALFYASTLVPFPDDCQHLSAYFDRLTQRPSFQRVIDEARPWFAFYPFAEAIPQRFR; encoded by the coding sequence ATGTCGCTGACGCTCTATTACCACCCGCTGTCGTCGTTTTGCCACAAAGTGCTGATCGCGCTCTACGAGCACGGGATCGACTTCCAGCGGCGCATCATCGATCTTTCCAACGAGGCGGACCGGGCGGAACTCGAGGCGTTATGGCCGCTGTGCAAGTTCCCGGTCATCCGCGATCACACGCATGCGCAAGGGTTGGCGGAATCGAGTGTCATCATCGAATATCTGGACCGCTTTTATGCCGGTGGGCACTCCCTGCTGCCCGGTGATTGGGACATCGCCTTGCAAGTGCGCCTGTGGGATCGATTTTTCGACCAGTACGTGCAGGCACCGATGCAACAGATCGTCGCCGATCGCCTGTACGCGACGAACGGCGACCTGAGCCGGCAGCGGGCCATGCTGGCGACGGCCTACGGCATGCTCGAACGCCAGCTGGCCTTGAGAACCTGGGTGGCCAGCCCGGACTTCAGCCTGGCCGATTGCGCGGCCGCCCCGGCCCTGTTCTATGCCAGCACGCTGGTGCCCTTCCCCGACGATTGCCAGCACCTGAGCGCGTACTTCGACAGGCTGACGCAACGGCCCTCATTCCAGCGCGTCATCGACGAAGCCAGGCCCTGGTTTGCCTTCTATCCGTTTGCCGAGGCCATACCCCAACGGTTTCGCTAA
- a CDS encoding MarR family winged helix-turn-helix transcriptional regulator: MKTTDKTSALDLKLSDFLCFAVYSTNLAFGKAYKPMLERLGLTYTQYITLVALWEQDDQTVGSLGEKLFLESNTLTPILKKLEAMGYLRRQRDPEDERQVRISLTDAGRQLRAELTEEGFPQTGLDPDDFVQMQKAIVALRNNLIRTTNADK; encoded by the coding sequence ATGAAAACCACCGACAAGACGTCCGCCCTGGATCTCAAGCTCTCCGACTTCCTGTGTTTTGCGGTCTATTCCACCAACCTCGCTTTCGGCAAGGCCTACAAGCCGATGCTTGAACGGCTCGGCCTGACCTACACGCAATACATCACCCTCGTCGCGCTGTGGGAGCAGGACGACCAGACCGTCGGCAGCCTGGGAGAAAAACTGTTCCTGGAATCCAACACCCTCACCCCGATCCTGAAAAAGCTCGAGGCGATGGGTTACCTGCGACGTCAACGCGACCCGGAAGACGAACGCCAGGTTCGAATCAGCCTGACCGATGCAGGCCGCCAATTGCGCGCAGAACTGACGGAAGAAGGCTTCCCGCAAACCGGCCTCGATCCCGACGATTTCGTGCAGATGCAGAAGGCGATCGTGGCGTTGCGCAACAACCTGATCCGCACCACCAATGCCGATAAATAA
- a CDS encoding Ohr family peroxiredoxin: MSKIEKVLASGKTHTTLSSAGTTSRGHNGTLDIELSSPGSATPAHVFTGVQPHPKAEQLFAGAWSACYIAAVGLAAQQAKVTLPADTAVDIEVDLGQTGAAYFLQARLTLRVPGLSHEVATELAHTADAICPYSKATRGNIDVAINVLTA, encoded by the coding sequence ATGAGCAAAATCGAAAAAGTCCTGGCCAGCGGCAAGACCCACACCACCCTGAGCAGCGCCGGCACCACTTCGCGCGGCCATAACGGCACCCTCGACATCGAACTGTCGTCCCCTGGCAGCGCCACGCCGGCACACGTGTTCACCGGCGTGCAACCGCATCCCAAGGCCGAGCAGCTGTTCGCCGGGGCGTGGTCGGCCTGCTACATCGCCGCGGTGGGCCTGGCCGCCCAACAGGCGAAGGTGACGCTGCCGGCCGATACGGCCGTGGACATCGAAGTCGACCTGGGCCAGACCGGCGCCGCCTACTTCCTCCAGGCTCGACTGACCCTGCGCGTGCCGGGCCTGTCACACGAGGTTGCGACCGAACTGGCCCACACCGCCGATGCGATCTGCCCGTACTCCAAGGCCACCCGCGGCAACATCGACGTCGCCATCAACGTCCTGACCGCGTAA
- a CDS encoding Ohr family peroxiredoxin, whose protein sequence is MSKIEKVLATGKTHTTLSSAGTTLRGHNGNLDIELSAPGVAQPAHVFAGTQPHPKAEQLFAGAWSACYTAAVGLVAAERNIALPADLAVDIEVDLGQTGPAYFLQARLTLRVPGLAHDVATELAHIADSICPYSKATRGNIDVALNVITA, encoded by the coding sequence ATGAGCAAGATCGAAAAAGTCCTGGCCACCGGCAAGACCCACACCACCCTGAGCAGCGCTGGCACCACCTTGCGCGGCCATAACGGCAACCTCGACATCGAACTGTCGGCGCCAGGTGTTGCCCAGCCAGCCCACGTGTTCGCCGGTACCCAGCCGCACCCCAAGGCCGAGCAACTGTTCGCCGGGGCCTGGTCGGCCTGCTACACCGCCGCCGTCGGCCTGGTGGCCGCAGAGCGCAACATCGCGTTGCCGGCGGATCTGGCCGTCGACATCGAAGTGGACCTGGGCCAGACGGGTCCGGCCTACTTCCTTCAGGCCCGACTGACCCTGCGCGTGCCGGGGCTGGCACATGACGTTGCGACCGAATTGGCGCACATTGCCGATTCCATCTGCCCCTACTCCAAAGCAACACGCGGCAATATCGACGTTGCCCTGAACGTTATTACGGCCTAA
- a CDS encoding glycine zipper 2TM domain-containing protein, whose translation MKNTASWLTITLVSLVLCACAAVDAGSGGAGEMEIRSGKIEQITMTQMQTNHDSGVGAILGGLAGVGIGSLIGSGTGRDVAMVAGALAGAAGGNYAEKKKYDQPQQAQQIIVRTKSGVLVSVTQPVNAALSKGQSVYIEGTGNEARVVPQS comes from the coding sequence ATGAAAAACACCGCTTCCTGGCTAACTATCACGCTTGTAAGTCTGGTGCTTTGCGCCTGCGCCGCCGTCGACGCTGGCAGCGGTGGCGCCGGCGAGATGGAAATCCGCTCAGGGAAAATCGAGCAGATCACCATGACGCAGATGCAGACCAATCACGACAGCGGCGTCGGCGCCATTCTTGGCGGACTCGCGGGCGTGGGAATCGGTAGCCTGATCGGTTCGGGCACCGGGCGAGATGTCGCCATGGTCGCTGGCGCCCTCGCGGGTGCGGCGGGCGGCAACTACGCCGAGAAGAAAAAATACGATCAACCGCAACAAGCCCAGCAGATTATCGTGCGCACGAAAAGCGGCGTTCTGGTATCGGTGACTCAGCCGGTCAATGCCGCACTCAGCAAAGGCCAGAGTGTTTATATCGAAGGCACCGGCAATGAAGCTCGGGTAGTGCCGCAAAGCTGA
- a CDS encoding Rho-binding antiterminator produces the protein MNPYQPMNCDLHDYLEIACMRGYRLDIELHDGARLVATALTTRTSSDKEEFLRLETADGQQEIRLDQLLAITPLDANAQFGRVVFSAASCTF, from the coding sequence ATGAACCCCTACCAGCCCATGAACTGCGACCTGCATGACTATCTGGAGATCGCCTGTATGCGCGGCTATCGACTGGACATCGAATTGCACGATGGCGCACGCCTGGTCGCCACCGCGTTGACCACGCGCACCTCCAGCGACAAGGAAGAGTTTCTGCGCCTTGAAACGGCCGACGGCCAGCAGGAGATCCGCCTGGACCAATTGCTCGCCATCACGCCACTGGACGCCAATGCGCAGTTCGGCCGGGTGGTATTTTCCGCTGCCTCCTGCACGTTCTGA
- a CDS encoding MFS transporter, with protein sequence MSHETVDIKAWIDNRPVAGYQWLIMSLCFFVVLFDGFDVAVMGFIAPSLIQEWGLSKAAFGPVMGAGMVGLAIGALTAGPYADRLGRKKVLLIAVTGFSVLSLACAFARNPYELAALRLLTGVALGAAMPNTTTLLSEYLPQRNRSLFITIMFTGFNMGSGMGGLLAAWLIPNHGWQSVLLAGGILPLVLLPFLWLLLPESPRFLAAHNAPASQIAKVLNKLGGHFSASTTFTISEPQVQHKAPVRMLFTEGYRFGTLALWMTYFMGLLVIYLTMGWMPTLLREGGLSIERAATITGLFQIGGTVGAIVVGWAMDRRNPNAVIATSYSLGGAFILLLGAFSLESSLLAFGVVAAGFCMSGAQTGLNAFAPGYYPTDCRATGVSWMLGIGRFGAIFGSLIGGAVLSLGLGLPVLFTLLSVPAFIAALAILANGHARRRVNRAVLAQ encoded by the coding sequence ATGAGTCACGAGACGGTCGATATCAAGGCGTGGATCGACAACCGACCGGTTGCCGGCTACCAGTGGCTCATAATGAGCCTGTGTTTCTTCGTGGTGCTGTTCGATGGTTTTGACGTCGCGGTCATGGGCTTTATCGCGCCTTCGCTGATCCAGGAGTGGGGGCTGTCCAAAGCGGCCTTCGGCCCGGTGATGGGCGCCGGCATGGTGGGCCTGGCCATTGGCGCCTTGACCGCCGGTCCTTACGCCGACCGCCTGGGGCGCAAGAAAGTGCTGTTGATCGCCGTGACCGGTTTCAGCGTGCTGAGCCTGGCCTGTGCCTTTGCCCGCAACCCCTACGAACTGGCAGCCCTGCGGCTGTTGACCGGCGTGGCCCTGGGCGCGGCGATGCCCAATACCACCACGCTACTCTCTGAATACCTGCCACAGCGTAATCGCTCGCTGTTCATCACCATCATGTTCACCGGTTTCAACATGGGCTCGGGGATGGGGGGCTTGTTGGCCGCCTGGTTGATCCCAAATCACGGCTGGCAATCGGTGCTGCTTGCGGGCGGCATCCTGCCGTTGGTGTTGCTGCCGTTCCTCTGGTTGCTGTTGCCCGAGTCCCCGCGTTTCCTGGCGGCGCATAATGCGCCAGCGAGCCAGATCGCCAAGGTGCTGAACAAGTTGGGCGGGCACTTTTCGGCGAGCACCACATTTACCATCAGCGAACCTCAGGTCCAGCACAAGGCGCCGGTGCGCATGTTGTTCACCGAGGGCTATCGCTTCGGCACGCTGGCACTGTGGATGACCTACTTCATGGGCCTGCTGGTGATCTACCTGACCATGGGCTGGATGCCGACCCTGCTGCGCGAAGGTGGCCTGTCCATCGAACGCGCGGCGACCATCACCGGCCTGTTCCAGATCGGCGGCACGGTCGGTGCGATCGTGGTCGGCTGGGCCATGGACCGACGTAATCCCAACGCCGTCATTGCGACCTCCTATTCATTGGGCGGGGCGTTCATCCTGCTGCTGGGGGCCTTCAGCCTCGAGTCGAGCCTGTTGGCGTTCGGCGTGGTCGCGGCGGGCTTCTGCATGAGCGGCGCGCAGACCGGTCTCAATGCTTTCGCGCCCGGCTACTACCCAACCGATTGTCGCGCTACGGGGGTGAGCTGGATGCTGGGTATCGGCCGCTTCGGCGCTATCTTTGGCTCTCTCATCGGTGGTGCGGTGCTCAGCCTCGGGTTGGGCCTGCCGGTGCTGTTCACCCTGTTGAGCGTGCCGGCCTTCATCGCCGCGCTGGCGATCCTGGCCAATGGTCATGCACGGCGTCGGGTCAACCGCGCGGTACTGGCGCAATAA
- a CDS encoding gallate dioxygenase encodes MARIIGGLAVSHTPTIGFAVDHDKQNEAAWAPIFEGFEPIKVWLKEQQPDVLFYIFNDHVTSFFFDHYGAFSLGVDERYEVADEGGNPRSLPAVGGHAALSRHIGQSLMADEFDMSFFRDKPLDHGFFSPMSALLPCTPAWPVEIVPLQVGVLQFPIPSALRCYKLGQALRRAIESYPEDLKVAIVATGGVSHQVHGERCGFNNPQWDEQFIDLLVNDPLRLTEMTHAEYATLGGMEGSEVITWLIMRGALSATVKNLHQDYYLPSMTGIATLLLENQDRPVPADVTARHLQHMQHQLAGIEKLEGTYPFTLERSAKGYRLNKFLHRMIEPQWRQRFLDAPEALFEEGGLSEEERDLLRRRDWRGLIQYGAIFFVLEKLAAVLGIPNLQVYAAMRGQGLDEFMKTRNQQVLYSVAGKAPR; translated from the coding sequence ATGGCACGCATCATCGGTGGTCTCGCTGTCTCCCACACCCCAACCATCGGCTTCGCAGTCGATCACGACAAACAGAATGAGGCGGCCTGGGCGCCGATCTTCGAAGGCTTCGAACCGATCAAGGTGTGGTTGAAGGAGCAACAGCCGGATGTGTTGTTCTACATCTTCAACGACCACGTGACGTCGTTTTTCTTCGACCATTACGGCGCGTTCTCGCTGGGCGTGGATGAGCGTTACGAAGTCGCGGACGAGGGCGGTAACCCGCGCTCATTGCCCGCGGTCGGCGGGCACGCGGCACTGTCGCGGCACATTGGCCAGAGCCTGATGGCCGACGAGTTCGACATGAGCTTCTTTCGCGACAAACCGCTGGACCATGGCTTCTTCTCGCCGATGTCGGCGCTGTTGCCGTGCACGCCTGCCTGGCCGGTGGAAATCGTGCCGTTGCAGGTGGGCGTGTTGCAGTTCCCGATTCCCAGCGCGTTGCGCTGCTACAAGCTGGGGCAGGCGCTGCGCCGAGCCATCGAAAGCTATCCCGAAGACTTGAAGGTGGCCATCGTCGCTACCGGTGGCGTGTCCCATCAGGTGCATGGCGAGCGTTGCGGTTTCAACAACCCGCAGTGGGACGAGCAGTTCATCGATCTGTTGGTCAACGACCCGCTGCGCCTGACCGAGATGACCCACGCCGAATACGCCACCCTGGGCGGCATGGAAGGCTCTGAAGTCATCACCTGGCTGATCATGCGCGGCGCGTTGTCGGCTACGGTGAAGAACCTGCATCAGGATTACTACCTGCCATCCATGACCGGCATCGCCACGCTGTTGCTGGAAAACCAGGACCGGCCGGTGCCCGCCGACGTCACCGCGCGCCATTTGCAGCACATGCAGCACCAGTTGGCCGGCATCGAAAAACTCGAGGGCACCTATCCGTTCACCCTGGAACGCAGCGCCAAGGGCTATCGGCTGAACAAGTTCCTGCATCGCATGATCGAGCCGCAATGGCGCCAGCGTTTTCTCGACGCGCCCGAGGCATTGTTCGAGGAAGGCGGCTTGAGCGAGGAGGAACGCGACCTGCTGCGCCGCCGCGACTGGCGCGGGTTGATCCAGTACGGGGCGATCTTCTTCGTGCTGGAAAAACTTGCGGCGGTGCTTGGGATTCCCAACTTGCAGGTGTACGCCGCGATGCGCGGCCAGGGCCTGGACGAGTTCATGAAAACCCGTAACCAGCAGGTGCTGTACTCGGTGGCGGGTAAAGCGCCGCGCTGA